A stretch of the Aegilops tauschii subsp. strangulata cultivar AL8/78 chromosome 4, Aet v6.0, whole genome shotgun sequence genome encodes the following:
- the LOC141021549 gene encoding large ribosomal subunit protein uL18-like yields MATPRISCALQPSPSRHSRSRSKDAEAVQSRGRVGRSGREGFTHLFYTDKSLLSRIAMGALDGGLDLPHSDKRIAGFNKDKKQLGVEIHLKYIYEGHVADYMKSIADEEPNKYQSHFSEYIKKN; encoded by the exons ATGGCGACTCCACGCATCTCCTGCGCCCTGCAACCCTCTCCTTCCCGGCACAGCAGGAGCAGGAGCAAGGATGCCGAGGCGGTTCAG TCGCGAGGAAGAGTAGGAAGATCAGGCAGAGAGGGTTTCACACACCTCTTCTACACTGACAAGTCTTTGCTTTCCAGGATTGCCATG GGAGCTTTGGATGGTGGTCTTGATCTTCCGCACAGTGACAAGAGAATTGCTGGCTTCAATAAGGATAAGAAACAGCTGGGCGTTGAGATTCATCTCAAATACATCTATGAAGGTCATGTTGCTGACTACATGAAG TCAATAGCTGATGAGGAACCTAATAAGTACCAATCTCACTTCAGTGAGTACATCAAGAAGAACTGA